Proteins found in one Plasmodium chabaudi chabaudi strain AS genome assembly, chromosome: 5 genomic segment:
- a CDS encoding heptatricopeptide repeat-containing protein HPR1, putative, with amino-acid sequence MLICGMLFRRGKTQKLYPQNIGRWMYAPFVTSTTNDNIILKRNYEEIKNLKAQELRKLSENCCIKKISDVIIWSEICRNAIKKSDEFKHFDALLLLSCFDKMNLLDKSLYTHFSDIFIKHINNFEPRHLILLINLYCKVNIFPRILFIEVFHAIIRYSPKLYPNEYVDIFECFAKYEIANKDLISTLCKSIIKNINLFGYTDLCSIVGSLRSLKINDDVFFYCIDEKQLKELKMSTCQELFDYINKIKLLKYSWELYEKDLIKEFLNRINDFKNGNDINQLHDPFICLNYLISKNIISNNFLLTLSMWCANQVYQYPSRSAKRPLSYQLIKLYQIMKEHNVENFDFIEKAIHKFVISRGGLATNREKITKPVSYQKGRKYIFAPDPLNADSEDTNKYIDSSNEEETHQNEQLAYSNMYQGNDNDFDSIEQDSYNENANEHIKHNSNILTQKQRLINLSLEKKTENKKETYSNSRHCNFKLRQRPKRIKNQPISDQK; translated from the coding sequence ATGCTTATATGTGGCATGCTATTCAGGAGGGGAAAAACCCAAAAATTGTATCCCCAAAATATAGGGCGTTGGATGTATGCACCTTTTGTAACAAGTACaacaaatgataatataatattaaagagAAATTAtgaggaaataaaaaatttgaaggCACAAGAGTTGCGTAAACTAAGCGAAAACtgttgtataaaaaaaataagcgATGTAATTATATGGAGTGAAATATGTAGAAAtgcaattaaaaaaagtgatgaatttaaacattttgacgcattattattattatcatgtTTTGATAAGATGAATTTATTAGACAAAAgtttatatacacatttttcagatatattcataaaacatataaataacttTGAGCCTAgacatttaatattattaataaatttatattgtaaagttaatatattcccacgtattttatttatagaaGTTTTTCATGCAATCATACGTTATTCCCCTAAATTGTATCCAAACGAATATGttgatatttttgaatgttttgcaaaatatgaaatagcTAATAAAGACTTGATAAGTACATTGTGTAAGtctataataaaaaatatcaatcTTTTTGGTTACACAGATTTATGCTCTATTGTTGGGTCATTAAGAtcgttaaaaataaatgatgatgtatttttttattgtattgaCGAAAAGcaattaaaagaattaaaaatgtcaACTTGTCAAGAATTAtttgattatataaataaaataaaattattaaaatatagttgggaattatatgaaaaagatttaataaaagaatttttaaatagaataaatgattttaaaaatggaaatgatataaatcaATTACATGACccatttatttgtttaaattatttaatttcaaaaaatataatttctaataactttttattaactttAAGTATGTGGTGTGCTAATCAAGTTTATCAATATCCATCAAGATCGGCTAAAAGACCTCTATCTTATCaacttataaaattatatcagATTATGAAAGAACATAATGTAGAgaattttgattttatagaaaaagcaattcataaatttgttattaGTAGAGGAGGTCTTGCTACTAATCgtgaaaaaataactaAACCAGTTTCTTATCAAAAGGGaaggaaatatatatttgctcCTGACCCATTAAATGCAGATTCTGAAGAtacaaacaaatatatagattCTTCAAATGAAGAAGAAACCCACCAAAATGAACAATTAGCATATTCTAATATGTACCAAGGAAATGATAATGACTTCGATTCCATAGAACAAGATTCATACAACGAGAATGCAAATGAGCATATCAAACACAATTCTAATATACTAACACAAAAACAGAGATTGATTAATCTAAGCTTGGagaaaaaaacagaaaataaaaaagaaacatatTCTAATTCTCGGCAttgtaattttaaattacgTCAAAGACCTAAAAGGATAAAAAACCAACCCATATCGGATCAAAAATAG
- a CDS encoding RNA polymerase II-associated protein 1, putative — MAHNKEDGLQDKLRKERVNDFIVNQCKFDIVEKYDESSSDEENENNQQEEHFNNDAKNMDHNFNLADESSKIVNEKTEKEYNGILKNCNVSFPPALHRSILNLQKNNKNEKLDLSKIYNNNNSFHNCENTKNNEHENKQNYNFANKTIPNIKYNDNHKKDINIENTDLEKKTHNNHHSVYYKNNDTKKYDVIFKMNKNELAKLQWTNPIEDTEIREIKNMKEIKLHEIRFDFLGRLRIQINENLYNEKERKKIFDNFDGLYHHNEEPLNSGYTLPELLFLCQSSYPNQVCIALKIMRHIFINMYLKVSELNDVLLDSNVINNYQVKNKYSYTFTFNRFVNYLNNDLNIFSKLLFLFNYYNNKNLQFNCLHAMASYLYPNNTYIIKDKIIFDGTEENKINKFKYSIDYEFFSYYDLFSDNIFFDESYNIFFYSTKKGHNSSISDLPLENDNSKTLKNSIDHKDDNTSDPDQANNINNPRDDDITIFLNKCKENEIKKEEEKVDKIIIKNTTKKKYEQNDENSIIYDKILCYLKNVNESTSDPSKLIKINLDIIKSYKKINDNEDIEIIKLINNISNILENNFAVVEVENSCVCLLIGLLIKYKHKINILKNKNLVKNLEKICESKIVGSCLYNERIKKECSNTNQRINCSDLNFVYNLITLIRYIIIYNYDKDFLQNFDVLSFLIFYRTLPFSLNDENIEKNSDTAMRHSYIFISTETLKVFRILLTCNLYKESVEYFHDIVNKIHKINIKNDIICKKFLAQVYLYISTYNLICDDMDLSGFLYTSKVIKTLEIQINNVENHNIHKNEKPHEYIHTDNSFSYPNNIKEQKKLEFNYLNDLILINQCLNYVYTVFICIRKKCINIEQCIHTEQIYELMKLLQRIGPTFIGNLSWLLDWYRDDVKRNDNTNEDNIIKNIFNKTKECPSMFSFIIYEQNLDPHFFFVLFIQLLNGILKIILKISYMNEEIQNSDDNIYGEINPLIDIFYQLNQDVLKLFKVDVFKVENVLDSNNVFLPLSYLFYNLYKLFNMKIYKENNSSSMNTNHNQLKNSPKCYTILRDDNMDIIFYSLVFCSSVPLSYFSLKEITKQPSISINGNVKGGMLPTWAEEAIPTSFQNVDTHQRETCSNYENEDEYIKDVNVVYVILFLQKYIKESLSIYNSKKNIFLLLLKNMFRECNKPLNDINKMEEIIISKVLILFLNKNVLNFLVKHMDVSTFFKFFIQIFLVNNHKQIGEYMSEHIDIYNYFVSIAELYIFNNMSCDVDTLRGETTFFDEELEYKKSIENIVFSILQNEIERKKGAEQNGDNRKSSFGQNEHILNQFEKNKQNIKSCTRLKRLNISRALSQTVFEKIIESFKLGYFFNPLLLSILFFFSTLSFPQECRNIFFNDYDILKILGKNIFIHFFDNQNYIIYTISTYYGLKENNYIIDLTKFFPSIFSFIYNSYDNFILQQNLEEYFKNLLTEYSDPSFLYFLFFVKKQIHDKQKNH, encoded by the coding sequence ATGGCACATAATAAGGAAGACGGTTTGCAGGATAAACTTCGAAAAGAACGAGTAAACGATTTTATAGTTAATCAATGCAAATTTGATATCgtagaaaaatatgatgaaaGTTCAAGTGATGaggaaaatgaaaataatcaacAAGAAGAACACTTCAACAATgatgcaaaaaatatggatcataattttaatcTCGCTGATGAATCCTCAAAAATTGTGAATGAAAAAACAGAAAAGGAATATAAtggtatattaaaaaattgtaatgtAAGTTTCCCCCCAGCTCTTCACAGAAGTATATTAAATctccaaaaaaataataagaatgAAAAGTTAGACTTaagtaaaatatacaataataataattcattcCACAATTGTGAGAATaccaaaaataatgaacatGAGAACAagcaaaattataattttgccAACAAAACAATTccaaacataaaatataatgataaccataaaaaggatataaatatagaaaacaCAGacttagaaaaaaaaacacataaTAATCATCATAGTGTTTactacaaaaataatgatacaaaaaaatatgatgtaatttttaaaatgaacAAAAACGAACTAGCGAAATTACAATGGACTAATCCAATAGAAGACACAGAAATtagagaaataaaaaatatgaaagaaataaaattacatGAAATCagatttgattttttaggTCGACTAagaatacaaataaatgaaaatctATATAACGAAAAagaacgaaaaaaaatatttgacaATTTTGATGGTCTTTATCATCATAATGAAGAACCATTAAATAGTGGATACACATTACCTGagcttttgtttttatgtCAAAGTTCATATCCAAATCAAGTATGTATagcattaaaaattatgagacatatatttataaatatgtatttaaaagTTTCTGAATTAAATGATGTGCTTTTAGATAGtaatgtaataaataattatcaagtaaaaaacaaatattctTACACCTTTACATTTAATAGatttgtaaattatttaaataatgatttgaatatattttcaaaattattatttttatttaattattataataataaaaatctaCAATTTAATTGTCTTCATGCTATGGCTAGCTACTTATATCCAaataatacatacataataaaagataaaataatatttgatGGAACAgaagaaaacaaaattaacaaatttaaatattctataGATTATGAATTTTTCTCATATTACGATCTGTTTAGtgataacattttttttgatgaaagttataatatatttttttattcaaccAAAAAAGGGCATAATTCTTCTATCTCAGATTTGCCCttagaaaatgataattcgAAGACCTTGAAAAATTCGATAGATCATAAAGATGATAATACATCTGATCCAGATCAAGCAAACAATATTAACAATCCGAGGGATGATgatattacaatttttttaaataagtgcaaagaaaatgaaataaaaaaggaagaagaaaaagtagataaaataattataaaaaatacaacgaaaaaaaaatatgaacagaatgatgaaaatagtataatttatgataaaattttatgctaccttaaaaatgttaatgaAAGTACTAGCGATCCAagtaaattaataaaaataaatttagatataataaaatcatataaaaaaataaatgataatgaagatatcgaaattataaaacttataaataatataagcaatattttggaaaataattttgctGTTGTCGAAGTAGAAAATAGTTGTGTGTGTCTTTTAATAGGGTTactaattaaatataaacataaaataaatatattaaaaaataaaaatcttgtaaaaaatttagaaaaaatatgtgaatCAAAAATTGTAGGTAGCTGTTTATACAAtgaaagaataaaaaaagaatgttCAAATACAAATCAAAGAATTAACTGTTCTGATCTTAActttgtttataatttaatcaCTTTGATaagatatataattatatataactatGATAAagattttttacaaaatttcgATGTgctatcatttttaattttttatagaacTTTGCCATTTAGTTTGAATGATGAAAAcatcgaaaaaaatagcgaCACTGCAATGAGACattcttatatatttatttccacAGAAACATTAAAAGTATTTAGAATCTTACTAACTTGTAATTTGTATAAAGAATCAgttgaatattttcatgatattgttaataaaattcataaaataaatataaaaaatgatataatttgtaaaaaGTTTCTAGCTcaagtatatttatatatttctactTATAACTTGATATGTGATGATATGGATTTATCAGggtttttatatacttctaaagttattaaaacattagaaattcaaattaataatgtagaaaatcataatatacacaaaaatgaaaagccacatgaatatatacatacagacaattctttttcttaccctaataatattaaagaacaaaagaaattagaatttaattatttaaatgatctgatattaataaatcaatgtcttaattatgtatatacagtatttatttgtattagaaaaaaatgtataaatatagagcAGTGTATACATACCGAGCAAATATACGAACTTATGAAATTGCTTCAACGAATTGGACCCACATTTATAGGAAACCTTAGCTGGTTGCTAGACTGGTATAGAGATGATGTAAAAAGGAACGATAACACAAACGAAGACaacataattaaaaatatatttaacaaaaCAAAGGAGTGCCCTTCTATGTTCagtttcattatttatgaacaaaatttggatcctcatttttttttcgtccTATTTATACAGCTATTAAACggaattttgaaaataattttgaagaTAAGTTATATGAATGaggaaatacaaaatagtgatgataatatttacgGCGAAATAAATCCGCTTATtgacatattttatcaattaaATCAAGATGTGttaaaactttttaaagTAGACGTATTCAAAGTTGAAAATGTTCTCGACTCGAACAATGTGTTTCTACCCCTATCCTATTTGTTTTACAATTTATAcaaactttttaatatgaaaatttataaggAAAACAATTCTTCGAGTATGAATACTAATCATAATCAACTTAAAAATAGCCCCAAATGTTACACCATTTTAAGGGATGATAACAtggatattattttttattcgcTTGTATTTTGCTCCTCAGTTCCTCTTAGTTACTTTTCATTAAAGGAAATTACGAAACAACCAAGCATTTCCATCAATGGTAATGTAAAGGGAGGTATGTTACCTACCTGGGCAGAGGAAGCTATTCCAACTTCTTTTCAAAATGTAGACACACATCAAAGGGAAACATGTTCAAATTATGAGAACGaagatgaatatataaaagatgTTAATGTGGTATATGTTATcctatttttacaaaaatatataaaagaaagtttatcaatatataatagcaaaaaaaatatttttttattgttactaaaaaatatgtttagaGAATGTAATAAGCcattaaatgatataaacaaaatggaagaaataataattagtaaagtattaattttatttttaaataaaaatgttttaaattttttagtaaAACATATGGATGTatctacattttttaaattttttattcaaatatttcttGTTAATAACCATAAACAGATTGGAGAATATATGAGCGAacatatagatatatataactattttGTGTCTATAGcagaattatatatatttaataatatgtcTTGTGATGTTGATACTTTAAGGGGCGAAACCACATTTTTTGATGAAGAATtggaatataaaaagagcatagaaaatattgttttttccaTTCTTCAGAATGAAATAGAAAGGAAAAAGGGAGCGGAACAAAATGGGGATAATAGAAAAAGTTCTTTTGGGCAAAAtgaacatatattaaaccagttcgaaaaaaataaacagaATATCAAATCGTGTACTCGACTAAAGCGACTCAATATTAGCCGCGCTCTTTCACAAACagtttttgaaaaaatcaTCGAATCCTTTAAATTaggatatttttttaacccATTACttttatcaatattattttttttttctactcTATCCTTTCCACAAGAATgcagaaatatattttttaacgattatgatatattgaaaatcttagggaaaaatatatttattcatttttttgataatcagaattatataatatatacaatatccACATATTATggattaaaagaaaataattatattatcgATTTAACCAAATTCTTTCCTTcgattttttcatttatatataattcttatgataattttattttacaacaAAACTTGgaagaatattttaaaaatttactaACTGAATATTCCGATCCAAGtttcttatattttctcttttttgttaaaaaacaaattcaTGACAAACAAAAGAATCACTAA
- a CDS encoding S-adenosylmethionine decarboxylase/ornithine decarboxylase, putative, which yields MSNLFEGIEKRVIIKLRKNLFVNGNINSLLDISRDLWEEKLHLIGCNIVSEIKEDINAPSNERCRVYLLSESSLYIYNDMIFIKTCGKTKVLFFIPFFVDILIYKLKKYFVLEKFYLYNESFIQNNTKLEEIIDFIQNYFEYTFFTHMNYKNVTKDGYYEQEYPHKSIEDEQVFFKFFLKNMEFVNTTLPMNRNHYIFFSQVNKDATIDTSALNVFPNFCSEMHLYGIKKYRMPNQFHNEYLTYDLFNVLSNHSRNVTKSEENEKTEICSSSVYSFDSVENSSKCTSNITSTTIITNVSKDLDNNSTSTLYSAVDEQIAVSTCADDKNNCLNESDAKLLLADENSKNMGKNNTQVFDDNSNYMLISTNKAQETYSNTNSVRSNGKSTCSSSSTYTSLLQNDLKELHPKNRAMDTIEDDGRLLVEEEVISYISNDEIIDAKVDNLDNLSSKTMLDNNLDKNYEQNELTESPLESFTVVCSDLLNKNTNDVKGRDRISSNMRIKKVDENLYECINLQNNDKFMYNEYHFVPCGYSCNFANKNNYLCVHYSPEDGVSYVSIELSSALKSEHFMNFVKKELNFYNGQYIYIVNYMYDLSKNTLAQKDEDNNDNNDSSNRLPSDLLSSQNNKSIKSTNGVAEINKKLNNDIIINKHQYYSLCEKKEQSVGFLKIQYYVYEQKNLIQTDEKIKSYNSIYFEQSNKNAQNINRMYEYSYNFCKENNIHIIDVEDYLNSKNNTTNSNHNNYSVKNSNDKVDDIHMEKESSVLNYDCETEKRADSISPFLLDGQEVQSEKSKFVSETNSCNTNDNGNEFDLEKENKEEMMNFYRNNKAEICTFNKMLNEDIDTSVVCINLQKVLLQYIRFKRNLPRVTPFFAVKSNDDENVIKFLYGLNCNFDCASIGEINKLTTLFPNMSRDRIIYANTIKSPSSLKYAKEKNINLCTFDNIDELKKICKYHPTCSLLLRINIDFKNYKSYMSSKYGANEFEWEKILKFGKENNLNIVGVSFHVGSNTKNSFDFCQAIKLSRDAFDLGSRFGFKFQILNIGGGYPEELEYDRARKNEKKHYCTLNEEELKKEIISFLNDKSAIKKNYNFHNFEKIALAINMSIDHYFKDMKDQLKIMSEPGRFMVASSSTLACKVIGKRCPAFSPIRLSNMKNDENNNGHVVKNEQVVNNNNDQQNGGGNIQNKDQENSIGTIPDAELKSEKEKTDLSSEVCTNGKIQANDGKTFIPGSAFNHEDNSKLGNITNIKKNVVSIHDNKYNYYSYYITDSIYGCFSGIIFDEYSRHPIYIINNNKMDSKQMILDSPLYLTKIYGQSCDGLDMITSSTYLPECNINDWIIYEYSGAYTFVSASGFNGFQPCKKLYIFPRNKFPFPV from the coding sequence ATGAGCAACTTATTTGAAGGAATCGAAAAACGCGTAATAATCAAGCTAAGGAAAAATTTGTTTGTGAACGGAAACATAAATTCCCTATTAGATATATCACGAGATTTATGGGAAGAGAAACTTCATTTAATAGGTTGTAATATAGTATCCGAAATAAAAGAAGATATAAATGCACCATCAAACGAAAGATGTAGAGTATACTTATTATCAGAAAgctcattatatatatataatgacatgatatttataaaaacatgTGGCAAAACAAAagtactattttttattcctttctttgttgatatattaatatataaattgaaaaaatacttTGTCTTAGAAAAattctatttatataatgaatcctttattcaaaataatacGAAATTAGAAGAAATTATCGATTtcatacaaaattattttgaatatacatttttcacACACATGAATTATAAGAATGTAACAAAAGATGGCTATTATGAGCAAGAATATCCCCATAAATCTATTGAAGATGAACAagtttttttcaaattttttctaaaaaatatggaattTGTTAACACAACCTTGCCTATGAATAGAAAtcattacatttttttttcgcaaGTTAACAAAGATGCAACAATAGATACTTCTGCTTTGAACGTATTCCCAAACTTTTGCTCTGAAATGCATTTATATgggattaaaaaatatagaatgcCAAACCAATTCCATAATGAGTATTTAACTTATGATTTGTTCAATGTACTTTCGAACCATTCTAGAAATGTTACAAAATCGGAAGAAAACGAAAAGACAGAGATATGTAGCAGTAGTGTATATTCATTTGACTCAGTTGAAAATTCATCAAAATGCACAAGCAATATTACAAGTACAACTATTATAACAAATGTTTCTAAAGATCttgataataattcaaCTAGTACTTTGTATAGTGCAGTAGATGAACAAATTGCAGTATCAACTTGTGCTGatgacaaaaataattgtttaAATGAATCAGatgcaaaattattattagctgatgaaaattcaaaaaatatgggcAAGAATAACACACAAGTATTCGATGATAATAGTAATTATATGCTTATTTCAACTAATAAAGCCCAAGAAACTTATAGTAACACTAATAGTGTTAGAAGCAATGGCAAGAGTACATGTAGCAGCAGTAGCACTTATACTTCTTTATTACAAAACGATTTAAAAGAACTTCACCCAAAAAATCGTGCTATGGACACAATAGAAGATGATGGTAGACTTTTAGTAGAAGAAGAAGTTATTAGTTACATAAGCAATGACGAAATAATCGATGCAAAAGTTGATAACCTTGATAACTTATCAAGCAAAACAATGTTggataataatttagataagaattatgaacaaaacGAATTAACTGAGTCTCCCTTAGAATCTTTCACAGTTGTATGTTCTGATTtgcttaataaaaatacaaatgaCGTAAAAGGCAGAGATCGTATATCAAGCAATATGCGCATTAAAAAAGTCgatgaaaatttatatgaatgcataaatttacaaaataatgataagtTTATGTATAACGAATATCATTTTGTTCCATGCGGATATTCTTGTAATtttgcaaataaaaataattatttatgtgtCCATTATTCGCCTGAAGATGGTGTTTCATATGTATCGATAGAATTATCCAGCGCATTGAAATCAGAGcattttatgaattttgtaaaaaaagagttgaatttttataatggtcaatatatatatatagttaattatatgtatgatTTGAGCAAAAACACGTTGGCGCAGAAAGATgaagataataatgataataatgatagcAGTAATCGATTACCATCGGATTTATTATCCtctcaaaataataagagtATAAAAAGCACCAATGGAGTGgcagaaataaataaaaaattgaacaACGACATTATTATCAACAAGCACCAGTATTACAGCTTATGCGAAAAAAAAGAGCAATCTGTTGGCTTCTTAAAAATTCaatattatgtttatgAACAGAAAAATTTGATTCAAACCGACGAAAAAATCAAATCATACAActctatttattttgaacaGTCTAACAAAAATGCACAGAATATTAACCGTATGTATGAATATAGTTATAACTTTTGCAAAGAAAATAACATTCATATCATTGATGTAGAAGATTATTTGAATTCGAAGAATAATACTACAAACTCcaatcataataattattctgTAAAGAATTCTAATGATAAAGTTGATGATATTCATATGGAAAAGGAATCAAGTGTATTAAACTACGATTGTGAAACAGAAAAACGAGCAGATTCTATATCACCTTTTCTTTTAGATGGGCAAGAAGTTCAAAGTGAAAAAAGTAAGTTTGTTTCTGAAACGAATAGCTGTAACACAAACGATAATGGTAACGAATTTGATttggaaaaagaaaataaagaagaaatgatgaatttttatcgtaataataaagcagaaatatgtacatttaataaaatgttaaaCGAAGACATTGACACATCAGTAGTTTGCattaatttacaaaaagtATTATTACAATATATTCGATTTAAAAGAAACTTACCAAGAGTTACACCATTTTTTGCAGTAAAAAGTAACGATGATGAAAAtgtcataaaatttttatatggcTTAAATTGTAATTTTGATTGTGCATCTATTGGtgaaataaacaaattaacaACCCTTTTCCCAAACATGTCAAGAGATAGAATTATTTATGCTAATACTATTAAAAGTCCATCttcattaaaatatgcaaaagaaaagaatataaactTATGCACATTTGACAATATTGACgagttgaaaaaaatatgtaaatatcaTCCTACTTGCTCATTACTTTTACGTATTAATATAgactttaaaaattataaatcatATATGTCGTCAAAATATGGTGCAAATGAATTTGAATGGGAAAAAATTCTTAAATTTGGAAAAGAAAACAATCTTAATATTGTAGGTGTATCATTTCATGTAGGTagtaatacaaaaaattcattCGATTTTTGTCAAGCTATAAAATTATCGAGAGATGCTTTTGATCTTGGAAGTCGCTTTGGGTTTAaatttcaaattttaaatataggGGGTGGTTATCCTGAAGAATTAGAATATGATCGTGcaagaaaaaatgaaaaaaaacattattgtactttaaatgaagaagaattaaaaaaagaaatcaTAAGCTTTTTAAATGACAAATCagctattaaaaaaaattataattttcacaattttgaaaaaattgcaCTTGCTATTAATATGTCTATAgatcattattttaaagataTGAAAGATCAATTGAAAATTATGTCTGAGCCTGGTAGATTTATGGTTGCTTCTTCATCAACACTAGCTTGCAAAGTTATTGGAAAACGATGCCCTGCTTTTTCTCCTATCAGATTGTccaatatgaaaaatgatgaaaataataatggacATGTAGTAAAAAACGAACAAGTGGTTAACAACAACAATGATCAACAAAATGGTGGTggaaatatacaaaataaagacCAAGAAAATAGCATAGGAACTATACCAGATGCAGAATTAAAAAgcgaaaaagaaaaaactgATTTATCATCTGAAGTATGCACTAATGGAAAGATACAAGCAAACGATGGTAAAACTTTTATTCCTGGAAGTGCATTTAATCACGAAGATAATTCAAAACTAggaaatataacaaatattaaaaaaaacgttGTTAGTATTcatgataataaatataattattattcatattatataactgACAGTATTTATGGATGCTTTAGtggaattatttttgatgAATATAGTAGACAcccaatatatattataaataataacaaaatggACTCAAAACAAATGATATTAGATTCCCCTTTGTATTTAACAAAGATATATGGGCAATCATGTGATGGACTTGATATGATTACTTCGTCTACTTATTTACCTGAatgtaatataaatgattggattatatatgaatattctGGCGCATATACTTTTGTTAGTGCCTCAGGTTTCAATGGATTTCAGCCCTGCAAAAAGTTGTACATTTTCCCTCGAAATAAATTTCCCTTTCCCGTCTGA